A section of the Humulus lupulus chromosome 2, drHumLupu1.1, whole genome shotgun sequence genome encodes:
- the LOC133817511 gene encoding endoglucanase 11-like produces the protein MVKEEEKNNHLHNSTKVSKISNPIFSQCSLLLFLFQIFILAKVEAFNYGDALTKSLLYFESQRSGRLPYNQRVTWRDHSGLTDGLEQGVDLVGGYYDAGDHVKFGLPMAFTVTMLSWSVLEFRQEIAAGGELRHAMEAIKWGTDYFIKAHTSPNVLWAEVGDGDTDHYCWQRPEDMTTSRQAYKIDENNPGSDLAGETAAAMAAASIVFKSTNPHYSHLLLQHAQQLFEFGDKYRGKYDGSVGVVKSYYASVSGYMDELLWAALWLYKATDNRVYLNYVIDKANCFGGTGWAISEFSWDVKYAGLQLLATKILMEEKHIDHHGRTILEQYRSKAEYYICSSLNKNNATNNVERTPGGLLYIRQWNNMQYVSTASFLLTIYSDLLKSSGLKLSCHAGMVDHDEIFSFAKSQVDYILGSNPMNMSYLVGFGPNFPQRVHHRGASIVSFRESKGFIGCTQGYDYWYGRDEPNPNVLVGALVGGPDCQDNFGDQRQNYMQTEACTYNTAPLVGVFAKLSQLEDQNLGSHQSLDLIASY, from the exons ATGGTGAAGGAGGAGGAGAAGAACAACCACCTTCACAATTCTACCAAAGTTTCAAAGATTTCAAATCCCATTTTCTCACAATGTagtcttcttctatttctttttcaAATCTTCATTTTGGCCAAAGTGGAAGCTTTCAACTATGGCGATGCCCTCACAAAAAGCCTCCTCTACTTCGAGTCACAAAGGTCCGGTCGCTTACCCTACAACCAAAGGGTCACTTGGCGAGACCATTCGGGCCTCACCGACGGTCTAGAACAAGGA GTAGATTTGGTAGGAGGATATTATGATGCCGGAGACCACGTAAAGTTCGGTCTTCCGATGGCTTTTACGGTCACGATGCTCTCTTGGAGTGTCCTCGAATTCCGGCAAGAGATCGCCGCCGGTGGCGAGCTCCGGCACGCCATGGAAGCCATCAAGTGGGGTACTGATTACTTCATCAAAGCTCACACTAGCCCAAACGTGTTGTGGGCAGAG gtAGGGGACGGGGACACTGATCACTACTGTTGGCAACGCCCGGAGGACATGACGACATCTCGGCAAGCTTACAAGATCGACGAGAATAATCCCGGGTCGGATCTCGCCGGAGAAACGGCGGCAGCCATGGCTGCAGCTTCCATAGTTTTCAAGTCCACAAACCCACATTACTCTCACCTACTTCTACAACATGCCCAACAG TTGTTTGAATTTGGAGACAAGTACAGGGGAAAATATGATGGGAGTGTGGGAGTAGTGAAGAGCTACTATGCGTCGGTGAGTGGATATATGGATGAGTTGCTATGGGCAGCTCTGTGGCTATACAAGGCCACCGACAATCGAGTGTACTTGAATTATGTTATTGACAAGGCTAATTGCTTTGGTGGTACCGGTTGGGCCATATCTGAGTTCAGCTGGGATGTTAAATATGCTGGCCTTCAATTACTCGCCACTAag atatTAATGGAAGAAAAACACATAGATCATCACGGTCGAACAATTCTAGAGCAGTATCGATCAAAAGCCGAGTACTACATTTGCTCAAGCCTAAACAAGAACAATGCGACCAACAACGTGGAACGAACCCCAGGTGGCTTACTCTATATCCGCCAATGGAACAACATGCAGTACGTCTCAACGGCGTCGTTTCTCCTCACAATCTACTCCGACCTTCTCAAGAGCTCAGGCCTAAAGCTCAGCTGCCACGCTGGAATGGTGGACCACGATGAAATCTTCAGCTTTGCTAAATCACAAGTGGACTACATTTTGGGCTCAAACCCAATGAATATGAGCTACCTGGTGGGCTTTGGCCCAAACTTTCCCCAAAGGGTTCACCATAGAGGGGCTTCGATCGTGTCGTTTAGGGAGAGCAAAGGGTTCATCGGGTGCACCCAAGGGTATGACTATTGGTACGGACGAGACGAGCCCAACCCGAATGTGCTGGTCGGGGCCTTAGTCGGGGGACCCGATTGTCAGGACAATTTTGGGGACCAAAGGCAAAATTATATGCAAACTGAGGCATGTACTTACAACACGGCACCGTTAGTAGGAGTTTTTGCTAAGTTATCACAATTAGAGGACCAAAATTTGGGCAGTCATCAAAGTTTGGATTTGATTGCTTCTTATTAA